Below is a window of Acanthochromis polyacanthus isolate Apoly-LR-REF ecotype Palm Island chromosome 18, KAUST_Apoly_ChrSc, whole genome shotgun sequence DNA.
CATGTTGTCCAATGGGGAGAACGAACCTTTGGAACATGGTGTACTCGCTGCTTGACGGCTTTTGGTTAAGTTCACTCCAAAACTGAGAATTTATTCACGAAATGTAATTTAAACCACTTATGAAGAAGATCTGACCAAAGAAAACACTGCCTCCAAACTATGTATTTATTCCTCTACTCCAGCATAAGGGTTGGTCggatgtttgatgtttttgtgttttctgcgcGTCCATCCATCCCCCTCACATCAACATGTTACCTCTTGAACACCTGGAGACATTTTCTTCAATTTACATGCAAACGTTAATCTGGTCACCCTTTGTCTCTGATACTTTGTGATCTTTATGGACATGAAACTCAATATCCTGTGTTTTGCTATCAGTTTAGTTTAGGCCTAGCAATTGCCTGCTTTTGAAAAacattgtattttatgtctgtatCTGCCAGTGGCCCATCAGAGTAAGAGAACACATAAACAATATGATAAATCCACTACAGGAGATACTCCATGCTCTCTGTATGTATCAGTTTTTGCAATTGgccaaaataaagaaaaaagaaacaacaaagaacaagAAGTTATACCAAACTTGGACtgccggcgacaaagatgacccctgtgacctgagaatgaggtcaaggtcaccaaatgcgaacttgacctgtgtcttattatggtacacctgtgtaccaaatatggtgaggctacatcaatattttatcgagctatcgcgcggaaaccaaattgttacagacaaacaagcaagcaagcaagaccatgcagctgaaaacaataccttccggaaaacggaGTTTGCCGGGCGGTTAAAAACATTAGCACATCAGATCTTCCAAATCCAGTACCTGGAAGTAACATCATGCTTTCTTGTTTTGGATGAGTTGTTCACATAAACATGAATGAAACACAGTACTATTATTGCTATTAATAACGTAAGACTCAGTAAATCTACGCTGTTGACCTGCAACAGCATGGCTGCTCCTCAAAGTGCATCTGTAGAACACGTTCAAACATTCCTAGacaatgtataaaatgtgtTATGTAGTGATTATCATAAAATCATGGACGGCTGCTCACTGTCTAAGCTGGGACTGGTACTAAATTGTCTGACATAGTCCATCCCCGACTTGTTCTCTGGTTGGCTTTCCATGACCTCAGTTACTGCTGTGTCGCTGCTACACCCTGCGGCATTGTCTGCTGAAACATTTCCATGGTGGTATATCCTCCTGAAAAGACCATCGGAGAGCTCTGGAGGTttgtctgctgtgtgtctgaggaCATTTCTGTCGTGTCTCCAGGTGACGTCTCTCCAGCTACACTGTCTGTGTCCGTTTGGTTCCAGTCACAGGCCATTTCTGGTGCATCTTCCTCATCTTCTGCAGCACAGAGAAGCGGTAACACCAATGGTAGCGTGCTGGCAGGGATCACGGCTTCTTTCTCAACGATCTGAGGCTGTTTGTGTCCCATTCTCCACCTGGAGAGTGTTGATGGCCTCCAGCTCCTGAGGGAAAAATAGCACAGTATGCTCATTTATTTTATACAGCATAGAGTGTCATGTAGTGTTAAGAGCTTTACTTGCAGCAGCTAGACGTTTGCAGACCTCAGAGTCTTGCTGGAAGTGATTGAAATCACAAAGCAGCACTCACCAGCTCACAGGCTCTGTCTATTTTCTGCATTGCATTGCTGTTTCCAGGGTGAGGGATGCTTGGCCACAGGACAGCTTTGGCTCTAAAGAGAGTCAATACAGTGGGTATAAAGATACAGATGTGTGATGTTCCTCATCCATTTGAGTCTGTGGCTGACGTACCTTTTATTATTGGCGTTCCAAATATCAACACAGCGGCCACAACCGCAAAGACTATGATCACGCTGCGCAGACTGAAATCTGCCGTGCAAAGAAAATGCAGGAAAAGAATTTAACGCTTCCTTTCAGTATCAGATTCCATTCGGTAAAGGTTTAATAGTTGCTGAATTGACTTTACCTTCAGGATCTGTTTTAAAGAAGCTTGCTGTGCTGCGTACTCCTGCTCCTGCAGAGGTGAAGCCTGATATCTGGACTTGGTAAGCTGTCCCACTTTTCAGATCTGACAGTTCGTAGCTGTTCAGCTCAGGATCCACTATAACATCTGCACACAGAGAAGCAGCTTTcagtaaattacaaaaacgacCATACTATATTATACTATATATAACATACTATATTGTTCATTGCTCTTTTGTAgtgttgtgtctcgtttttgtagtattttaaatgctaatagtttttttgtcattttttgttagatttttgttatttgtctcatatttttgtccttttgtttttgtcgtctttttgcttccttttgtcgtgcttgtgcttttcttttattgttgtcAATTTATGTTTTCCTTTATTCGTTGGTTGggcaattttttgttgttttgtttctcacttttgtcactttttgtgtcattgtgtaattgtttgtctcgtttttgtcatttgtccattttttgctgctttgtaacttatttgtccaaatttttgtctcttttttattttgtttcatgccgtttgtttcattttttgtcgttttgtttttcgcttttgtcgttttgggcctcatttttgtaattatttgtctgattttattgttttttgtctgacttttgtcattgtctaatttctttgtcatttttttctagtttttttcattttgtctttcctttttgtcttgcttgttttttgtttgttcttttgtgttttgctttattagtttgattttttgttgctttgtttctcacttttgtcatttttgcctcacttgtgtcttttttgtctcgttttatcatttgtccttttttgtcgcTTTACAACTTTTTTGCCAaactctttgtgtctttttgttttgtttcatttttatcagtttgtttcttgcttctgtgttttgtatctcattttagaaatattttgtcccgtttttattgtttttgttgggtttttttgtctgatttttgtcttttctcccatttctttgtcattttttctcttgttcttatcgttttatgtttcctttttgtcttgcttgcgttttttctcttgtttttttgtcattttttgcttttcttatttgtggtttttcaattttttggtgttttgtttctcacttttgtcatttttttgtctcgtttgtgtcatttgtatcattttttgtctcgtttttgtcatttgtccatttttttgtcgctttggaattattttgtgtgactttttgtctcttttttgttttttttcttgtcttttgtagctttgtcctgttttttgctgtttttggctgatctttgtcattttggtcataaAGTAAAGTACTGTCTTTCCTCAGACTAAATGTTTTGCGCCTGAGCAGACAccctgtgatctgtaagttgtggTGTGGAAATGATCAAATGAgccataatattgttgaaattgaattcatttttctttagGAATTTCAGGTTGCTCaccatgttttgtaaaaagataattcctttaatgtgaacattttcagaatgaccttttttgcactaaaacaaaggaaacatttggagttgcaGTTATAGGTTTTATGCTATGATTTTATTGGTCCcgcccactggagatcaaattgggctgaatttggcccctgaactaaaatgagtttaagACCTCTGCTCTAGATACTGAGGCCCATAAACACACCAGCTGATCAGTGGTTCTCAGGTCAATCCTACAACTGTTTACCTCCAGTTGTTTGTGCGTGGTGCTTACTGTTCTCTGTGCTCGTCCTCCGTTGGTGATATTCGGTGTAGTGGATTATGTAACCCTGCAGGAATCCTCTGAGATCCTCCTCTGGGATGGACGACCACTGCAGCAGCACTGACTTCAGCGTCACGTTGAACTTGCTGATGTTTGCTGGAGCGCTGACGGGAGCTGTGGGATTATCGAGACACGATTTTTAAGAGCTCCAACAAGTCAAACTGTTCTGTTGTGGATGACAGGACACTAGATATGTGTAATGGGACTTACGTCCTTCCATGAAATAGAACTGTGTGCTCCCATAGGTGCTCTCACTGTTGTTGATGTGCTTCATGTTGCAGGTCTCCTTGTCTGGTCGAGTGTGCAGGGTGATGCTGTATCTCTTGTAAGGCTCCAACGGCTCTGGGAGTTTAAAATAGCCACATGGATTATTATGGATCACAATTACGCAACAAACTCAATGTATTTCATCACGTACCAGCGTTATCTTTACTAGTTCTCAACAGCAAATGTACTTTGCAAGAAGCACAATGCTGCATGAATTGCAGTTTTTATTGCTAGAGAACCAACTTGCTTGTGGAACTTCCTCATTCTGGCTGTgacagtaacacaataacacgTTTGATGCAGGTCATCGCTGTTTAGCTTTCGTTTTCAGGACCGTAATCCTTCCTCTGAACACTGAGTTACTTTAACACCTGGAGCATCAGAAACTTTTCTTGGGTGCTTCATAggtttttctgccattttcccAGCGATGTTCTCCTCTCTGCATAAATCAGTCATTCTTGGTTGATATAAAATCATTGCAGCACAGGAATGTCGCCACACATACCAGATTGAAAACTCGTTCAGGGGCCAAATTCAGCCTAATTTTATCTAAAAAATAAGAATggattttcagggaaggtcagaaatgacacaaggaccaagtgattagattttggcagtgatgcagcttatagtctggatccacggatttgttcaagatttctgtatcattgtgagatagcagcttgacatcactgtagctatgacaacaagtgaacgctacatcagctgactGCTGATGATCTCATGATTGCGACCGTTGCGGACTTACTGGGACTTATCCATTAGAAGTGatacaactgattaaattgtgggggtgtttccaagtcccaccACCTGctatatatttaggtcatgcaattcggtatccatacataacgtacacctGCAtgacacgcctgtgctcagcgcaaggtcgtattttattgaagatttcatctgttggaaatgatacgactgagcagccttagcggagtactgcgctgtctgagtgcttttcttgttagttATGTACACGATCACTGGTCGTAGAAAATTGTCTTGCTTGAATCCGGTCTGTGGTGCAAAAAAGGTTTGACACTGCTGTTCTAGCTCCAGGGACTgtggatgtaaattagcattgtgctataatctggcatatttatGCTCATTGCTACATAAATAGGcattcattaatgtgcactgtccctatgttaaaaagattttaaaaaatacattagaaATTATTGTCACAGATGGGGGTCTTTAATCTGTCCCTACCTTTAACCAAAGTGCTTTAATTGACTAAATCTGACCCTAACCTGGATGTAACTTCAGGCTCCAGTAACAAAATTCTGCACTTTGTACAGAAAATTTGCTCGGAAGTCTTACCACAGAACACAATTTAGGTGagtctttaaccctcgtgtcgtcctgcgggtcaaaattgaccccttttcaagtttgaaaatgtggggaaaattaatagattttcacagtgaaacttctgatgttcacaattttaacatttctgggaaatctttgaacttttttggtggaaaaaagaaatgttaaaaatgtttctcaagaacattcacaaaaagtcaaccaaaatccagcaaatttcgctggattttggtttatttttttgtgaatgttcttaagagaatattagaggttttactgatatatatgtaatcattttaattatttttaggatttttggaagatttttactcatttttgaaaatatttacaaaattttttttgccaatttttttttaaataaaacttttaagggaaacttttaaggaattattggcattttcttcctgaagattttgcaaattttcagaagtttggggaattttttttgctgaatttctggatttttttcagacaaggaaacaatattttttggtgctcgtaaatgaggacaacaggagggctagAACATCCTTGACAAAGCAAGCTGGTAACATGCAAACAGAATATTCTCATAGACAAGTCTGACAAGAACATGTGACTAACTACATACCTCGTAAAGGAAACGATAAGGTCCTGCTGTTTTTTGCATTCTGATAGAAGGACATGGGCACAGCCTTATGTCCCTTTTCCCTCCACTCCACAGAGTAGCACACAAAGGTCTTGATGAGATCATCTTTCCAGTAGATGGTGAAAGATGTGTTGTGGTGCACTGTAACGTTCAGCTTCTCCTCTCCCACATCTGTGGACAGACAGTTATTCAGATCGTACAACTCTGGGCTGTCGGCTCTGCAATAAGATAATAAATACTTGATGAAGTGAGAAACCATT
It encodes the following:
- the LOC110949475 gene encoding LOW QUALITY PROTEIN: leukemia inhibitory factor receptor (The sequence of the model RefSeq protein was modified relative to this genomic sequence to represent the inferred CDS: inserted 2 bases in 2 codons), with the translated sequence MVAAFRSAALYLGSSRRLQGLVFSYFTTLSSHVQACSDGVHDLDCFGKHNLGSRINCVWKPGMHASNRTYTFILQQPSKNYWIACHNITQFSQSVRLFGKANMTVEVIENSRSRNCTKAVFRGSLTSLCKSTEIFLFCHYVLSVKALCECSSEKCCTNKVIIIIIITSEHWIFKKIISVRCGPPSNVSFSRHSGRLDVNVSWKPEDVKAITYYSVRYKVVSSPSWNETNVESKNLSSCRVEDLNSSLVYLVQIRCVSNEKCSQCPWSEAYTVPSELTTPPVIVSTEDNDINEKQGRRLVSVTWKFSASELFDGYFVSIGKASGEAPCEQMKTSEPEIRLILSHSAYQLNISAANNASVSPAVSQTIPQREDMHDVGEEKLNVTVHHNTSFTIYWKDDLIKTFVCYSVEWREKGHKAVPMSFYQNAKNSRTLSFPLREPLEPYKRYSITLHTRPDKETCNMKHINNSESTYGSTQFYFMEGPPVSAPANISKFNVTLKSVLLQWSSIPEEDLRGFLQGYIIHYTEYHQRRTSTENNVIVDPELNSYELSDLKSGTAYQVQISGFTSAGAGVRSTASFFKTDPEDFSLRSVIIVFAVVAAVLIFGTPIIKAKAVLWPSIPHPGNSNAMQKIDRACELVSLEAINTLQVXEWDTNSXQIVEKEAVIPASTLPLVLPLLCAAEDEEDAPEMACDWNQTDTDSVAGETSPGDTTEMSSDTQQTNLQSSPMVFSGGYTTMEMFQQTMPQGVAATQQ